Proteins encoded within one genomic window of Aquarana catesbeiana isolate 2022-GZ linkage group LG03, ASM4218655v1, whole genome shotgun sequence:
- the LOC141134865 gene encoding olfactory receptor 5J3-like produces the protein MNLKNKTQVFMFEFSGLTDDKELTLFLFVLFLFIYIVSICGNSGMMTIVYISPSLHTPMYYFLSYLSMVDLFYSSVIAPKMLSDLLSDKKLNTFIGCALQFYFFSAMIGTELLVLSIMAYDRYVAICRPLHYILIMTKKKCLSLVLLTLSMGFLHSFAQTMSLFSLEYCKSNFIDHFYCDIPPLVRLSCSETRTCTIVTLFFVCLFTISSTMTILVSYTLIISSILRINSVAGRRKAFSTCSSHLTCASIFYGTIYLNYLTPSSSSHKKQEKVFSVLYAVVTPMLNPLIYSLRNQEVKRAIMQVQKGHNEHI, from the coding sequence ATGAATCTCAAAAACAAGACCCAAGTGTTCATGTTTGAGTTTTCTGGTTTAACTGATGATAAAGAACTCACTCTATTCCTCTtcgtgttatttttatttatttacatagtgAGCATATGTGGAAATTCTGGGATGATGACAATAGTTTATATCTCGCCCAGCCTTCACACACCGATGTACTACTTCTTGAGCTACCTTTCTATGGTGGACCTCTTTTACTCTTCAGTCATTGCCCCCAAAATGTTGTCTGACCTCCTGTCTGACAAGAAATTAAACACATTCATTGGTTGCGCCCTTCAGTTCTACTTCTTCTCTGCAATGATAGGTACAGAGCTCCTTGTCCTGTCCATTATGGCATATGACCGATATGTTGCTATCTGCCGCCCTCTCCATTATATCCTAATAATGACAAAGAAGAAATGTCTAAGTCTTGTCCTTCTCACTTTGTCCATGGGATTTCTTCACTCCTTTGCACAAACCATGAGTCTATTCAGTCTTGAATACTGTAAATCCAACTTCATAGACCACTTCTACTGTGACATTCCTCCATTGGTCAGGTTGTCCTGTTCTGAAACCCGCACCTGCACCATCGTCACCCTTTTCTTTGTGTGCTTGTTTACTATAAGTTCAACAATGACCATCCTGGTGTCCTACACCCTCATTATTTCTTCCATCTTACGGATAAACTCTGTggctggcaggagaaaagcatttAGTACATGTTCCTCCCATCTTACGTGTGCTTCCATCTTTTATGGAACTATTTACCTTAATTACTTAACTCCATCTAGTAGCTCACATAAGAAGCAAGAAAAGGTATTCTCTGTCCTCTACGCGGTGGTGACTCCAATGCTAAATCCTCTTATCTACAGTTTGAGAAACCAAGAAGTCAAAAGGGCCATCATGCAAGTGCAGAAGGGGCATAATGAACATATATGA